In one window of Pseudorasbora parva isolate DD20220531a chromosome 7, ASM2467924v1, whole genome shotgun sequence DNA:
- the LOC137083660 gene encoding calcium homeostasis modulator protein 5-like — protein sequence MSVPAMDTFKTVLRFLTTQKSTIGYSFMALLTIGGERIFAMVSFQCPCNREQNFAYGLTFLLGPAVVLLAIGLFVNSRLWRFYTGCCLNPVQLCPRGNFLGCLSVFVKVLSAACIAPIMWLTVALLNGTFYECAVSGLDENVVVNIFCQNKTPTCREELPQVPCTKFQLHQNEKMELLLMLRAQSQILGCSIIVISAIVALIGTCFKNCRSQVSYLQLTFQKIYMEKEREKFEVFAEDYATKLAERNLKSFFDNKCPEEFPFPNHKAWEEISAVYNFTKSEQCYSTLQKYVERTDRDFGPKKHPVKEGKDGMEMDEAQSCMLVTEMPI from the exons ATGTCTGTACCAGCTATGGATACTTTTAAGACTGTCCTAAGGTTCCTCACGACCCAGAAGAGCACTATTGGCTACAGCTTCATGGCTCTTTTGACAATAGGTGGTGAAAGAATCTTCGCCATGGTGTCTTTTCAGTGTCCGTGCAACCGAGAACAGAATTTTGCCTATGGATTAACTTTTCTGCTGGGCCCTGCTGTCGTCTTGCTAGCGATTGGTCTCTTTGTTAATTCACGTCTTTGGCGATTTTACACTGGGTGTTGCCTCAACCCTGTTCAATTATGCCCCAGGGGTAACTTTTTGGGATGTTTGTCAGTGTTTGTAAAAGTGCTATCTGCAGCATGCATTGCCCCTATTATGTGGCTTACTGTAGCACTGTTAAATGGAACTTTTTATGAGTGTGCAGTCAGTGGCCTGGATGAAAATGTGGTGGTGAACATTTTCTGCCAAAACAAGACACCTACGTGCCGGGAAGAACTGCCACAAGTGCCCTGCACCAAGTTCCAGTTGcatcaaaatgaaaaaatgGAACTGTTGTTGATGCTGCGAGCCCAGTCACAG ATACTTGGCTGTTCCATCATTGTCATATCTGCTATAGTAGCGCTGATCGGGACTTGCTTTAAGAACTGTCGCTCTCAAGTAAGCTACCTTCAGTTAACTTTCCAGAAAATCTACATGGAGAAGGAAAGAGAAAAGTTTGAGGTGTTTGCAGAAGACTATGCCACCAAACTAGCAGAGAGAAACCTCAAGAGTTTCTTTGACAACAAATGTCCCGAAGAATTTCCCTTTCCAAATCACAAGGCCTGGGAGGAGATCTCTGCTGTATACAACTTTACAAAAAGCGAACAATGCTACAGCACTCTGCAGAAATACGTGGAGCGCACAGATCGGGACTTTGGCCCTAAGAAGCATCCTGTTAAAGAGGGGAAAGATGGCATGGAGATGGATGAAGCACAAAGCTGCATGCTGGTAACTGAAATGCCTATATGA